In Desulfobacter hydrogenophilus, the genomic stretch ATTATTTGTGGAGTTTGAAATGATATTTCGATATTATGTTAAATGCCCTGGTTGTGAAAAAACTCTATTAATACGCCTAAGTGTTGGAAGTGACAATGAACAACCATTCTATTTCGTGTGTAAAAACTGCGATATCCCTACCCGCGGAAGGCAAACTATTTGGTACAAGTCTACACCTGGTGCAAGAATAGATTTAGACGATGGAGAACAAATACCACCACAAGAAAATGTATATCAAACTATAAATATTCATCCCGACCTCCCGTTTGTGCCCACCTTGAATCTTATGCCAATCGGATCACCTTTCATCCATCAATTATTGGGTAAGAATTTTGAAAATTACAAAAGACGATACGATTATTTCAAAGAGATTACTTTTAATCCATGGAAAGCAATTAGGCGTTTATGGTCATTCTATTTAGATGAAAAGTGGGAACTATTTAATAGTGAAGCTGAAAAAATATGTGATGATTGGCCTAAGAATCCTAATACCATAGCTAAAAAAGATATACCCCATCGGTTGTTCGACCATACATTTATGCCAATCATGTGTAATTCGTTTTTTGTCGAAATGAAAAAGGAGTGGAATTCTGCAAACGGGTAATGCTTAGAAGATCAATTCGAAAACTACCAAAAATATATATCGTCGGTCGATAAGAAAAAAATAATTGAGCAATATGTCTATAAGTTTCCACCCCTAACGGTTATTTTTATGGATCTGTTGTGCAGCCTTGAATTTTAACATCTTCTAGAAAAAGGAGTGTCACATGGTCAGCCAAACCAATGAACAGGTCGATGAAATTGATGAATTGCTCAACTTGGTTGACTTGGTTGACTTGTCTTCCTATGGATTGCAGCGGGTGAAATTGAACCACCCCATCCGTCTGGATGAAGAAGAAACTATCGTTGAACCCATGTCGATTATGGATAAATAAACAACCCGTTCTCGGGACTTTAGGAATGAGTCCAAAACAACTTAGCCTGGGAGCGCGGGCGTCCCGCCTGCATCTTTAGAATACTTGCGGAAATGCAGGCGAGACGCCCGCGCTCCCGGAGATAGCAAACGGGGCAAGTTATTTAAGACCCGTTCCTTAATATAAAAAGGATATTATAATGCATCAATATGGTTACATTGGCCGCAAAATGCGGCTGCCAAAACTTAAAGATCACCCGGCAATCATCATTGCAACATTTGGCTCTTCTACCAAGGGCCAGGCCGCCATGGACGCAGTTGAAGCCCAGATTGCCGAAAATTTTGCCGACCATCAAATATACTGGGCGTACACATCCGCGATCATCCGCCGGAAAAGAGGGCTCCCAAGTCTTCTGGAAACCCTGGCCAAAGTGGAGTCTGACGGGTATCGCAAAGCCGTTGTTCAACCCTTGCATGTTTTTCCCGGCACAGAGTACCAGCAGGCCCAGGAGTCTTCTTTATATTTTCCCGGGCTGCGGGTGGTACTGGGAGAAACCCTGTGCCACCGGTGGAGTTTTATCGAATCGGTCCTGGAGGAGGTGTCTGCGGATTTTCTCACCGGGGAAAACCAGATCAACCTGCTTGCCCTGCACGGCACCCCTTTGGCGGCAGATCCGGTGAACATGATCTATATGGGCATCAGTCAACTTGTCTCGGGTATGTATGACAATGTTTATGCAGCCACGGTTGAAGGGGTTCCGAACATCCAAAGCGTTGCCAACCAAATTAAAAAAGACCACGCCCGGACACCGTTTACCCGGATTCGCCTGATCCCCATGATGTTTCTGGCGGGCATACATGTGGAAGCAGACCTTATGGGTGACAAGGAGAGCTGGCGCACCATATTTGAAGACATGGGAATGGAAGTGGACTGCCCCACCATCACCTGCGGGGCACAAGAATATTTCAAGGGCCTTGCATTCAGAAAAACGTGCATCCAATTTTTTTGCCAAAGACTTAAGCGGGCACTTGATCTTATGAAGCATTATTAAAGAAGGAAGACCCAATGAAGCACCTGTTCATCCCGGCCCTGGCTGCAAGCGTTGCAGTCCTGTTGTTCTGGGGGACCTGCCCGGCGGACACGCCCCGTCAACCGGCACCTGTAGCGTATAAGGATGCGGTCCGTTGTGGACGCATCACATCACCTGAATTAACCGAGGTCTCCGGCCTTGCGGTTTCCCGGAAAACACCCGGGCTGTTGTGGGCACTCAATGACAGTCGCAATCCCCCTGAGATTTACGGCATTTCCACTAAAGGAACTTTGCTTAAAACATATAAAGTTGACGGTGCAACGAACTGGGACTGGGAAGACCTTGCCGATTTTCGTTACAGGGGAGAAGATTTCCTTGTCATTGCGGATGTGGGAGACAACTGGTCCGCGCGCCCTTTTAATACGCTTTATTGTGTAAAAGAACCAACGCCTGATAACCAAAGCAATGGCGTACTTCAACTTGAATGGGAGATGACATTCAGGTACGAGCACGGCCCCCTGGATTGTGAAGCCGTGGCCGTTGATGCGACAAACCAGAAAATTTACCTGTT encodes the following:
- a CDS encoding sirohydrochlorin cobaltochelatase, yielding MHQYGYIGRKMRLPKLKDHPAIIIATFGSSTKGQAAMDAVEAQIAENFADHQIYWAYTSAIIRRKRGLPSLLETLAKVESDGYRKAVVQPLHVFPGTEYQQAQESSLYFPGLRVVLGETLCHRWSFIESVLEEVSADFLTGENQINLLALHGTPLAADPVNMIYMGISQLVSGMYDNVYAATVEGVPNIQSVANQIKKDHARTPFTRIRLIPMMFLAGIHVEADLMGDKESWRTIFEDMGMEVDCPTITCGAQEYFKGLAFRKTCIQFFCQRLKRALDLMKHY